The following coding sequences lie in one Oceanivirga salmonicida genomic window:
- a CDS encoding AAA family ATPase, producing MNIEFKTSFSIGSIRKETFYVDKTMLIDKLINNYGDPINETVLICRPRRFGKTLGLDTINFFFNKNKKEKALEFFSDKKIAKTEKMKYIGTRPVIHLDFKNREAKNLDSVRYAIQDLLLDYFYELKDEKISLAVKSKILNILEKREKAFELDKSLQLLTKAIHEVEGIKPILLIDEYDSFVIDMLDKDELPEVISFFRTLFGTALKGNPDLHFAVLVGITELT from the coding sequence ATGAATATAGAATTTAAGACAAGTTTTAGTATAGGAAGTATTCGTAAAGAGACTTTTTATGTAGATAAAACAATGCTTATAGATAAATTAATAAATAATTACGGAGACCCAATAAATGAAACAGTATTAATATGTAGACCCCGTAGATTTGGTAAGACACTTGGATTAGATACAATAAACTTTTTCTTTAATAAAAATAAAAAAGAAAAGGCACTAGAATTTTTTAGTGATAAAAAGATAGCCAAAACAGAAAAAATGAAATATATAGGAACAAGACCAGTAATACACCTTGATTTTAAAAATAGAGAAGCAAAAAATTTAGATAGTGTTAGATATGCAATACAAGACCTTTTACTAGACTATTTTTATGAATTAAAAGATGAAAAAATTTCTCTTGCAGTTAAAAGTAAAATATTAAATATATTAGAAAAAAGAGAAAAAGCATTTGAATTAGATAAATCACTTCAGTTATTAACAAAGGCAATACATGAAGTAGAAGGTATTAAACCCATATTGTTAATAGATGAGTACGATAGTTTTGTAATAGATATGCTTGATAAAGATGAATTGCCAGAAGTAATATCTTTTTTTAGAACTTTATTTGGTACAGCTTTAAAAGGTAATCCTGATTTACATTTTGCAGTATTAGTAGGAATAACAGAATTAAC